Proteins encoded in a region of the Synechococcus sp. BIOS-U3-1 genome:
- the pepN gene encoding aminopeptidase N — MVSTSSSESTINWAGVAPPKRLSDYRPFPFAIPRVELNVVVHQPDSVLVTADLHLEPCDLKASTPLILCGVDLELISISLDGHLLETSSYRLSGELLEIFEPPTNAFTLTTVCRLDPQANTSLEGLYESGGMLTTQCEAEGFRRITFHPDRPDVLSRYRVRIEADRERFPVLLSNGNEISASALEDDASRHEVVWEDPFPKPSYLFALVAGDLREIRDHYRTASGREVTLRLHVEAGDEPFTAHAMASLKRSMEWDESVYGLEYDLDEFNTVAVRHFNMGAMENKSLNIFNSKLVLADAESATDGELERIESVVGHEYFHNWSGNRITCRDWFQLSLKEGLTVFRDQCFTADLHSEPLKRIEDAEMLRNTQFREDAGPTAHPVKPDSYQAIDNFYTTTIYEKGAELIRMLRTLLGSERFMRGMSLFFKRHDGEAATTEDFVAAIVDGAGADGQPLGFDVDQFRLWYHQAGTPHINVQSLWDGDAGRLSLTLKQSTAPTPGQERKQALVIPVLWSVLQPGGSAGEERLLVLDQEEKTVVLDGLPPVAQPPVVSLFRRFSAPVTWDAGQTVDDLFALFAGDNDAFARWDAGQQLWKRLILARAAGSLESELESRMLDALRQLLAGSGEQDPAVLATLLFFPGAAELESLQREADPPALERAVCELREQLGSQLASLLRSRLDGVASSLDKAWPAGQGERQLTGLIWSWLAAAGDSRARSDAAHAVQGPSMSLARQGLRALQPIECVERDQALQSFHDRWQDRPVIFDTWFSLEASTPRADALERVTALLEHPRYDPMAPNSVRAVLGGLVGNPRVFHALDGSGYQFMAEQIIAVDQRNAITASRLAKVFSRWRTYGSERQAAVKRALSTLASADLSTNTREVVTLMEA, encoded by the coding sequence ATGGTTTCCACCTCATCCTCTGAGTCGACCATCAACTGGGCTGGGGTTGCTCCACCCAAGCGTTTGTCTGACTACCGGCCTTTCCCCTTTGCTATTCCCAGGGTTGAGCTGAATGTGGTGGTGCATCAGCCTGATTCAGTTTTAGTCACAGCCGATCTTCATCTCGAACCTTGCGATTTGAAGGCGTCGACTCCGTTGATTTTGTGCGGAGTCGATTTGGAGTTGATTTCAATTTCTCTTGATGGGCATCTTTTGGAGACAAGTTCATACCGCTTGAGTGGTGAGCTGCTGGAAATATTTGAACCCCCTACTAACGCTTTTACGTTAACGACAGTTTGTCGCTTAGATCCTCAGGCCAATACTTCACTAGAAGGCTTGTATGAAAGCGGTGGAATGCTCACAACTCAATGTGAGGCTGAAGGGTTTCGACGTATCACATTTCATCCAGACCGTCCGGATGTTCTGAGTCGCTACCGGGTTCGGATTGAGGCGGATCGGGAACGTTTTCCAGTGTTGCTGTCGAACGGAAATGAAATCAGTGCTTCTGCTCTGGAAGACGATGCATCACGTCATGAGGTTGTCTGGGAAGATCCCTTTCCGAAGCCCTCCTATCTGTTTGCTCTCGTGGCGGGTGACTTGCGCGAGATCAGGGACCACTATCGAACCGCTTCTGGGCGTGAAGTGACGTTGCGTTTGCACGTTGAGGCAGGCGATGAGCCCTTCACAGCCCATGCCATGGCGTCTTTGAAGCGTTCCATGGAATGGGATGAGTCCGTCTATGGACTCGAGTACGACCTTGATGAGTTCAATACCGTCGCCGTCCGCCACTTCAATATGGGCGCAATGGAGAATAAAAGTCTGAACATCTTCAACTCCAAATTGGTTCTCGCTGATGCTGAATCTGCAACAGATGGGGAATTAGAGCGGATTGAAAGTGTTGTTGGGCATGAGTATTTTCATAACTGGTCTGGTAATCGAATCACCTGCCGCGATTGGTTTCAGTTGTCGCTGAAAGAAGGTCTCACAGTGTTTCGCGACCAGTGCTTTACCGCTGATCTTCATTCCGAACCTTTAAAGCGAATTGAAGATGCAGAGATGCTTCGCAATACGCAGTTCCGTGAGGATGCAGGACCCACAGCCCATCCAGTGAAGCCGGACTCTTATCAGGCCATTGATAATTTCTACACAACCACCATTTATGAAAAAGGGGCGGAACTGATTCGTATGTTGCGGACCTTATTGGGGTCGGAACGTTTCATGCGCGGTATGAGCTTGTTTTTCAAGCGACACGACGGAGAAGCTGCCACAACCGAGGATTTTGTTGCCGCGATTGTGGATGGTGCCGGAGCCGATGGTCAGCCCCTCGGATTTGATGTCGATCAATTCCGGCTCTGGTACCACCAGGCTGGAACACCGCATATCAATGTTCAATCCCTCTGGGATGGCGATGCCGGACGCCTGAGCTTGACGTTGAAGCAGTCCACCGCGCCCACTCCAGGGCAGGAACGGAAGCAAGCATTGGTGATTCCTGTTCTTTGGTCTGTTTTGCAACCCGGTGGATCTGCCGGAGAGGAAAGGCTGTTGGTGCTCGATCAGGAGGAAAAGACCGTCGTCCTGGATGGGTTGCCCCCTGTTGCACAACCTCCGGTCGTTTCCTTGTTCCGACGTTTTTCAGCTCCGGTGACCTGGGATGCAGGCCAGACCGTCGACGATCTGTTTGCCCTGTTTGCTGGTGATAACGATGCCTTTGCCCGCTGGGATGCCGGCCAGCAGCTCTGGAAGCGGCTGATCCTTGCTCGTGCTGCGGGATCACTTGAGTCAGAGCTGGAGTCAAGGATGTTGGATGCCCTTCGCCAGTTGCTTGCAGGCAGTGGAGAACAGGACCCAGCAGTGTTGGCAACTCTCTTGTTTTTCCCTGGTGCAGCAGAACTTGAGTCGCTGCAGAGGGAAGCCGACCCACCTGCGCTGGAGCGGGCGGTGTGTGAACTGAGAGAGCAGCTCGGATCTCAACTGGCATCTTTGTTGAGATCCAGGCTTGATGGCGTTGCATCCAGCTTGGACAAGGCCTGGCCAGCTGGACAGGGTGAGCGTCAGCTCACAGGTTTGATCTGGAGCTGGCTCGCTGCAGCCGGTGATTCAAGGGCGCGCTCCGATGCCGCTCATGCGGTGCAAGGCCCCTCAATGTCGTTGGCACGTCAGGGACTGCGGGCGCTGCAGCCGATTGAGTGTGTCGAGCGCGATCAGGCTCTGCAGTCGTTTCACGATCGCTGGCAAGACCGTCCGGTAATTTTCGACACCTGGTTCTCTCTGGAAGCTTCAACACCGCGCGCCGATGCCCTCGAGAGGGTTACCGCGTTGTTGGAACATCCCCGTTATGACCCGATGGCGCCGAATTCAGTGCGTGCTGTTTTAGGTGGGCTCGTGGGCAATCCACGTGTCTTTCATGCTCTTGATGGCAGCGGTTATCAGTTCATGGCTGAGCAGATCATCGCTGTGGATCAGCGCAATGCCATCACAGCGTCGCGGCTCGCCAAAGTCTTCA